The following are from one region of the Nymphaea colorata isolate Beijing-Zhang1983 chromosome 7, ASM883128v2, whole genome shotgun sequence genome:
- the LOC116257583 gene encoding potassium transporter 7 — translation MRPEMEMGVPDPRHRNRVSWINYCQSTALLAYQSLGVVYGDLSTSPLYVYKSTFVEKLQDDRSEEAIFGVLSLIFWTITLIPLLKYVFILLSADDNGEGGTFALYSLLCRHARVGLLPNQQAADEELSTYKYGLSNQGRMSPLRRFLEKHARLRTALLLVVLFGACMVIGDGVLTPAISVLSSISGLQVRAKNLHNNEVVLLACIVLVGLFALQHYGTQKVAFMFAPIVILWLISIGAIGVYNIIVWNPSVYRALSPYYIYKFFKKTGKDGWISLGGVLLCITGTEAMFADLGHFTSISIRVAFVGFIYPCLVLQYMGQAAYLSKNPDDIQWSFYNSIPEPVFWPVFVIATLAAIVASQAVISATFSIVKQCQSLGCFPRVKVVHTSRWIYGQIYIPEINWILMLLCVAATVIFQDTTLIGNAYGIAFMCVVFVTTWLMALVIVFVWQKSVFLAVPFLVFFGSIEAVYLSASVMKVPQGGWLPIVLSGVFMLVMYIWHYGTRKKYLFDLQNKVSMKWILSLGPSLGIARVPGIGLIYSELVTGVPAIFSHFVTNLPAFHKVSVFVCVKSVPVPHVSDDERYLIGRIGPKEYRMYRCIVRYGYKDVQKDNDNFENQLIISIAEFIHMEADNSQSSSCDSSLDGRMAVIGTNVRSNLNLVPSEPGDATQSTVRSSKSATLQTLQSLYEQESPHPSRRRVRFELPEDNELDPSVREELMDLIEAKYAGVAYIMGHSYIKARRASSFLKKLVIDFGYSFLRKNCRGPAVALNIPHISLIEVGMIYYV, via the exons ATGAGGCCGGAGATGGAGATGGGAGTTCCAGACCCTCGTCATCGGAACAGG GTTTCATGGATTAACTACTGTCAAAGTACAGCTCTTTTAGCATATCAAAGTCTTGGTGTTGTTTATGGAGACTTGAGTACGTCACCATTATATGTCTACAAGAGTACATTTGTGGAGAAACTGCAAGATGATCGAAGTGAGGAGGCAATTTTTGGTGTATTatctttgatattttggacCATTACATTGATCCCATTATTGAAATATGTCTTCATCCTCCTTAGCGCAGATGATAATGGTGAAG GAGGAACGTTCGCTCTGTATTCGCTTCTTTGTCGGCACGCAAGGGTAGGACTGCTCCCCAATCAACAAGCTGCTGATGAGGAACTTTCCACTTATAAGTATGGGTTATCAAACCAGGGAAGGATGTCTCCCTTGAGAAGATTTCTCGAGAAGCATGCAAGGCTGCGGACAGCCTTGCTTCTTGTTGTTTTGTTTGGTGCATGCATGGTGATAGGTGATGGTGTCCTTACACCTGCTATATCAG TTTTATCATCGATATCTGGTCTGCAAGTTCGTGCCAAGAATTTGCATAATA ATGAGGTGGTGCTACTTGCGTGTATTGTGTTGGTTGGACTGTTTGCCCTGCAGCATTATGGCACACAAAAGGTGGCTTTCATGTTTGCACCCATTGTGATATTATGGTTGATATCTATAGGTGCAATTGGTGTATATAACATCATTGTCTGGAACCCAAGTGTATATCGTGCTCTTTCTCCATATTACATCTACAAATTCTTCAAGAAGACAGGAAAAGATGGCTGGATTTCGCTTGGTGGGGTTCTACTTTGCATAACAG GTACTGAAGCAATGTTTGCCGATCTTGGACATTTCACTTCAATATCTATAAGG GTTGCATTTGTTGGATTCATCTACCCGTGTTTAGTCCTGCAATATATGGGGCAGGCTGCCTACTTGTCTAAAAATCCAGATGATATACAATGGAGTTTCTATAACTCCATTCCAG AGCCTGTATTTTGGCCCGTGTTTGTGATTGCAACGCTTGCTGCAATTGTTGCTAGCCAGGCCGTCATATCTGCTACATTCTCAATCGTTAAGCAGTGCCAGTCCCTTGGTTGCTTCCCAAGAGTAAAGGTTGTCCACACATCAAGATGGATATATGGGCAAATTTATATTCCAGAAATAAACTGGATTCTCATGCTCCTTTGTGTAGCTGCTACTGTTATTTTTCAGGACACCACTTTGATTGGAAATGCTTATG GCATTGCCTTCATGTGTGTAGTCTTTGTTACGACATGGCTTATGGCTCTGGTGATTGTCTTTGTCTGGCAAAAAAGTGTTTTCCTGGCCGTTCCATTTCTCGTCTTCTTCGGATCAATTGAGGCTGTCTATTTGTCTGCTTCTGTCATGAAAGTGCCACAAGGTGGTTGGCTGCCTATAGTGCTATCTGGTGTATTCATGCTTGTCATGTATATTTGGCATTATGGCACTAGAAAGAAGTACCTCTTCGACCTTCAGAACAAGGTCTCCATGAAATGGATACTCAGTTTGGGGCCTAGCCTGGGAATTGCTCGCGTTCCAGGCATTGGTCTTATATACTCTGAATTGGTCACTGGAGTTCCTGccatattttcacattttgttaCCAATCTTCCAGCATTCCACAAGGTATCTGTGTTTGTTTGTGTCAAATCTGTCCCTGTTCCCCATGTCTCAGACGATGAGCGTTACCTCATTGGTCGCATTGGTCCAAAGGAGTATCGCATGTACAGATGCATTGTTCGATATGGATACAAGGATGTTCAGAAGGACAACGACAATTTTGAGAATCAGCTGATTATCAGCATTGCAGAGTTCATTCACATGGAAGCAGACAATTCTCAATCTTCCAGTTGCGACAGTTCGCTGGATGGCCGGATGGCTGTGATTGGGACAAATGTGAGATCCAATCTAAACCTGGTACCATCCGAACCCGGCGATGCAACACAAAGCACTGTAAGGAGCAGTAAATCAGCAACATTGCAGACTTTGCAGTCACTATATGAGCAGGAATCACCACACCCTAGCCGCAGGAGAGTACGGTTTGAATTGCCAGAGGACAATGAGCTGGATCCATCTGTGAGAGAGGAGCTGATGGACTTGATAGAGGCAAAATATGCAGGGGTTGCATACATAATGGGACATTCATACATCAAAGCAAGGAGGGCCTCTTCTTTTTTGAAGAAACTAGTGATCGACTTTGGGTACTCGTTCCTCCGCAAGAATTGCCGGGGGCCTGCAGTTGCGCTAAATATTCCTCACATCAGCCTCATTGAAGTGGGGATGATCTACTACGTATGA